A section of the Enterobacter sp. C2 genome encodes:
- the wcaJ gene encoding undecaprenyl-phosphate glucose phosphotransferase encodes MTNLKKRERAKTNASLISMVQRFSDITILFGGLWVVCKANALPFFYLHLLMALMALVVFQMIGGMTDFYRSWRGVKISTELVLLLQNWTLSLIFSAGLMAFNADFNDDFSLFFAWYVLSSIGLVVCRSLIRFGAGWLRNRGYNTRRVAIAGDLPVGQMLLESFRNEPWLGFEVVGVYHDVGPEGVSAEWTGTIAQLIEDAKAAKIHNVYIAMSMNDAASIKKLVSDLADTTCSVILIPDVFTFNILHSRIEEMNGIPVVPLYDTPLSGMNRVLKRLEDIVLSSLILLMISPVLLSIAAAVKFTSPGPVIFRQTRYGMDGKPIMVWKFRSMKVMENDSVVTQATQNDPRVTRVGNFLRRTSLDELPQFINVLTGGMSIVGPRPHAVAHNEQYRTLIQGYMLRHKVKPGITGWAQINGWRGETDTLEKMEKRIEFDLEYIREWSLWFDIKIVFLTIFKGFVNKAAY; translated from the coding sequence ATGACAAACTTAAAAAAGCGCGAGCGAGCCAAAACGAATGCATCGTTAATCTCTATGGTGCAGCGATTTTCGGACATCACTATCCTGTTTGGCGGGCTTTGGGTGGTTTGTAAGGCAAACGCCTTACCCTTTTTCTATCTGCATCTGCTGATGGCGCTCATGGCGCTGGTGGTTTTCCAGATGATTGGCGGTATGACCGATTTCTACCGCTCGTGGCGCGGGGTGAAGATCTCCACCGAGCTGGTGCTGCTGCTGCAAAACTGGACGCTGAGCCTGATCTTTAGCGCCGGGCTGATGGCCTTTAACGCTGATTTTAATGACGACTTCTCGCTGTTTTTCGCCTGGTACGTGCTGAGCAGCATTGGCCTGGTGGTCTGCCGCTCGCTGATCCGCTTCGGCGCGGGCTGGCTGCGTAACCGTGGATATAACACCCGCCGGGTGGCCATTGCCGGCGATCTGCCGGTGGGACAGATGCTGCTGGAGAGCTTCCGCAACGAGCCGTGGCTGGGCTTTGAGGTAGTGGGTGTCTATCACGACGTGGGCCCCGAGGGCGTGTCGGCGGAGTGGACGGGCACTATTGCGCAGCTCATTGAGGATGCTAAGGCGGCGAAAATCCACAACGTCTATATCGCCATGTCGATGAACGACGCCGCCAGCATTAAAAAGCTGGTGAGCGATCTGGCGGATACGACCTGCTCGGTGATCCTTATTCCCGACGTCTTCACCTTCAATATCCTGCATTCGCGTATTGAGGAGATGAACGGGATTCCGGTGGTGCCGCTGTACGACACGCCGCTCTCCGGCATGAACCGCGTCCTGAAGCGCCTTGAGGACATCGTACTCTCCTCGCTGATCCTGCTGATGATCTCCCCGGTGCTGCTGAGCATTGCTGCTGCCGTGAAGTTCACCTCGCCGGGCCCGGTGATCTTCCGTCAGACCCGCTACGGCATGGACGGCAAGCCAATCATGGTGTGGAAGTTCCGCTCTATGAAGGTGATGGAGAACGACAGCGTAGTCACCCAGGCAACGCAGAACGACCCCCGCGTGACCCGCGTTGGCAACTTCCTGCGTCGTACCTCGCTCGACGAGCTGCCGCAGTTTATTAACGTCCTCACCGGTGGCATGTCGATTGTGGGCCCGCGTCCGCACGCCGTGGCGCATAACGAGCAGTACCGGACGCTGATCCAGGGCTACATGCTGCGCCATAAGGTCAAGCCAGGCATTACCGGCTGGGCACAGATCAACGGCTGGCGCGGAGAAACCGACACCCTGGAGAAGATGGAGAAACGGATCGAGTTCGACCTGGAGTACATTCGCGAATGGAGCCTCTGGTTCGATATCAAGATCGTTTTCCTGACCATTTTCAAAGGCTTTGTTAACAAAGCGGCCTACTGA
- the cpsG gene encoding colanic acid biosynthesis phosphomannomutase CpsG encodes MEKLTCFKAYDIRGRLGTELNEEIAWRIGRAYGEYLKPQTIVLGGDVRLTSEALKLALAKGLQDAGVDVLDLGMCGTEEIYFATFHLGIDGGIEVTASHNPMDYNGMKLVRKGARPISGDTGLRDVQRLAEANDFPPVNPAKRGSYKQIDLRDAYIDHLLGYIDVANLKPLSLVINSGNGAAGPVIDAIEARFQALKVPVTFIKVHNTPDGNFPNGIPNPLLPECRDSTRDAVIAHRADMGIAFDGDFDRCFLFDGDGQFIEGYYIVGLLAQAFLEKHPGAKIIHDPRLSWNTVDVVTQAGGTPVMSKTGHAFIKERMRAEDAIYGGEMSAHHYFRDFAYCDSGMIPWLLVTELLCLSGQPLSALVRDRMAAFPASGEINRTLSEPAQAIARVEQHFASGAQEIDRTDGLSVAFPTWRFNLRSSNTEPVVRLNVESQGDVSLMEAKTQEILALLDR; translated from the coding sequence ATGGAAAAATTAACCTGTTTTAAAGCCTATGATATTCGCGGCAGGCTGGGCACGGAGCTCAATGAAGAGATCGCCTGGCGCATTGGCCGCGCCTACGGTGAATATCTGAAGCCGCAAACCATCGTGCTGGGGGGCGACGTGCGGCTGACCAGCGAGGCGCTGAAGCTGGCGCTGGCGAAGGGGTTGCAGGATGCCGGGGTAGACGTGCTTGACCTCGGTATGTGCGGCACGGAAGAGATCTACTTTGCCACCTTCCACCTCGGGATTGATGGCGGTATCGAAGTCACCGCCAGCCACAACCCGATGGACTACAACGGCATGAAGCTGGTGCGCAAGGGCGCGCGCCCGATCAGCGGCGATACCGGCCTGCGCGACGTGCAGCGTCTGGCAGAGGCCAACGACTTCCCGCCGGTTAATCCGGCGAAGCGCGGCAGCTATAAGCAGATCGATCTGCGCGATGCCTATATCGACCATCTACTGGGCTATATCGATGTGGCGAATCTCAAGCCGTTGTCGCTGGTTATCAATTCTGGCAACGGCGCGGCGGGTCCGGTAATTGACGCCATCGAGGCGCGTTTCCAGGCGCTGAAGGTGCCGGTGACCTTTATCAAAGTGCACAACACCCCGGACGGCAACTTCCCTAACGGTATTCCTAACCCGCTGCTGCCCGAGTGCCGGGACAGTACCCGCGACGCGGTGATTGCGCACCGGGCCGATATGGGCATCGCCTTTGACGGCGACTTTGACCGCTGCTTCCTGTTCGACGGCGACGGTCAGTTTATCGAGGGCTACTACATCGTTGGCCTGCTGGCCCAGGCGTTTCTGGAGAAGCATCCCGGCGCGAAAATCATCCACGACCCGCGCCTCTCCTGGAACACCGTAGACGTGGTGACCCAGGCCGGCGGCACGCCGGTGATGTCGAAAACCGGCCACGCCTTTATCAAAGAGCGGATGCGCGCCGAGGATGCGATCTACGGCGGCGAGATGAGCGCCCACCACTACTTCCGCGACTTTGCCTACTGCGACAGCGGGATGATCCCCTGGCTGCTGGTCACCGAGCTGCTGTGCCTCTCCGGTCAGCCGCTGTCGGCGCTGGTGCGCGATCGCATGGCGGCGTTTCCTGCCAGCGGCGAGATCAACCGTACCCTCAGCGAACCGGCGCAGGCCATTGCCCGCGTGGAGCAGCATTTTGCCAGCGGGGCGCAGGAGATTGATCGTACCGACGGTCTCAGCGTCGCCTTCCCAACGTGGCGCTTTAACCTGCGATCCTCTAATACCGAGCCGGTGGTACGCCTGAACGTCGAGTCCCAGGGCGACGTCTCGCTGATGGAGGCGAAGACGCAGGAAATTCTGGCGCTGCTCGACAGGTAG
- the cpsB gene encoding mannose-1-phosphate guanyltransferase yields MIMKQTTLFPVVMAGGTGSRLWPLSRVLYPKQFLCLKGELTMLQATINRLNGVECESPVVICNEEHRFIVAEQLRQLNKLTENIILEPAGRNTAPAIALAALAAKRNSPDADPLLLVLAADHVIQQEESFREAVRAAMPYAESGKLVTFGIVPDLPETGYGYIRRGEVSQGGIDTVAFEVAQFVEKPNLETAQAYVASGEYYWNSGMFLFRAGRYLDELKRFRPDILEACENAMRTVDPDLDFIRVDEEAFLACPEESVDYAVMEKTADAVVVPMDAGWSDVGSWSSLWEISPHTPEGNVHHGDVISHKTENSYVYAESGLVTTVGVKDLVVVQTKDAVLIADRNAVQDVKKVVEQIKADGRHEHHVHREVYRPWGKYDSIDSGERYQVKRITVKPGEGLSLQMHHHRAEHWIVVAGTAKVTINDEMRLIGENESVYIPLGATHCLENPGKIPLDLIEVRSGGYLEEDDVVRFEDRYGRV; encoded by the coding sequence ATAATCATGAAGCAAACCACCCTTTTTCCGGTAGTCATGGCTGGTGGCACGGGTAGCCGCCTGTGGCCGCTCTCCCGCGTGCTTTACCCCAAACAGTTTCTCTGCCTGAAGGGCGAGCTGACGATGTTACAGGCGACGATTAACCGTCTGAACGGCGTCGAGTGCGAAAGCCCGGTAGTGATCTGCAATGAAGAGCACCGCTTTATCGTTGCCGAGCAGCTGCGTCAGCTCAATAAGCTGACCGAAAACATCATTCTTGAACCGGCGGGACGTAACACCGCGCCTGCTATCGCCCTCGCGGCGCTGGCCGCTAAGCGCAACAGCCCTGATGCGGATCCGCTTCTGCTGGTGCTCGCTGCCGATCACGTGATCCAGCAGGAAGAGTCCTTCCGCGAGGCGGTGCGCGCGGCAATGCCCTATGCCGAAAGCGGCAAGCTGGTGACCTTCGGCATCGTGCCGGATCTGCCCGAGACCGGCTACGGCTACATTCGCCGCGGCGAGGTCAGTCAGGGCGGGATCGATACCGTAGCCTTCGAAGTGGCGCAGTTTGTTGAAAAACCCAATCTGGAAACGGCGCAGGCCTACGTTGCCAGCGGCGAATACTACTGGAACAGCGGCATGTTCCTGTTCCGCGCCGGGCGCTATCTCGACGAGTTAAAGCGCTTCCGCCCGGACATTCTCGAAGCCTGTGAGAACGCCATGCGCACCGTTGATCCGGATCTCGACTTTATCCGCGTTGATGAAGAGGCGTTCCTCGCCTGCCCGGAAGAGTCGGTGGACTATGCGGTGATGGAGAAGACCGCCGACGCAGTGGTGGTCCCGATGGATGCGGGCTGGAGCGACGTTGGCTCCTGGTCCTCGCTGTGGGAGATCAGCCCCCATACGCCGGAGGGAAACGTTCACCACGGCGACGTCATCAGCCACAAAACCGAAAATAGCTATGTCTACGCCGAGTCAGGCCTGGTCACCACCGTCGGGGTCAAGGATCTGGTGGTTGTCCAGACCAAAGATGCGGTGCTGATTGCCGACCGCAACGCGGTGCAGGACGTCAAAAAAGTTGTCGAGCAGATCAAAGCCGACGGTCGCCATGAGCACCACGTCCACCGCGAGGTATACCGTCCGTGGGGCAAATATGACTCCATCGACTCCGGCGAGCGTTACCAGGTAAAACGTATCACCGTTAAGCCGGGGGAGGGACTCTCCCTGCAGATGCACCACCACCGGGCCGAGCACTGGATCGTGGTAGCGGGCACGGCGAAGGTGACCATCAACGACGAAATGCGCCTGATTGGTGAAAACGAGTCGGTTTACATCCCCCTTGGCGCGACCCACTGCCTGGAGAACCCCGGCAAGATCCCGCTGGATCTGATTGAGGTGCGCTCCGGCGGCTACCTCGAAGAGGACGACGTGGTGCGCTTCGAAGACCGCTACGGGCGAGTTTAG
- the wcaI gene encoding colanic acid biosynthesis fucosyltransferase WcaI: MKILVYGINYSPELTGIGKYTGEMVEWMARQGHDVRVITAPPYYPEWKVGERYSAWRYRREEGAATVWRCPLYVPKQPSTLKRLVHLGSFALSSFFPLLAQRRWKPDRIIGVVPTLFCTPGMRLLAKLSGARTLLHIQDYEVDAMLGLGMAGNGKGGKVATLASAFERSGLLGVDNVSTISRSMMNKAREKGVAEERVIFFPNWSEVARFRDVSESEVAQLRASLGLPDDKRIILYSGNIGEKQGLESVIEAAARLRAEPWLFVIVGQGGGKARLEKLAAERGLDNVKFFPLQPYEALPALLKMGDCHLVIQKRGAADAVLPSKLTNILAVGGNAVITAEADTELGQLCTDFPGIAVCVEPESVDALVSGIAQALALPKNNTVAREYAERTLEKESVLSQFIADIQG, translated from the coding sequence ATGAAGATCCTTGTGTACGGCATTAACTACTCGCCGGAGCTTACCGGCATCGGCAAGTACACCGGTGAGATGGTGGAGTGGATGGCCCGCCAGGGCCATGACGTGCGGGTCATCACCGCACCGCCCTACTACCCAGAGTGGAAGGTGGGCGAACGCTACTCGGCCTGGCGCTATCGTCGGGAAGAGGGGGCGGCGACCGTCTGGCGCTGTCCGCTGTATGTGCCAAAGCAGCCTTCGACCCTGAAGCGGCTGGTTCACCTCGGCAGTTTTGCTCTCAGCAGCTTTTTCCCGCTGCTGGCTCAGCGCCGCTGGAAGCCGGATCGCATCATCGGCGTCGTGCCGACCCTGTTCTGCACGCCGGGGATGCGCCTGCTAGCGAAGCTCTCCGGGGCACGCACGCTGCTGCATATTCAGGACTATGAGGTAGACGCCATGCTCGGCCTCGGAATGGCGGGCAACGGCAAGGGCGGTAAGGTCGCGACGTTGGCCAGCGCCTTTGAGCGCAGCGGCCTGCTCGGGGTGGATAACGTCTCCACTATCTCCCGTTCGATGATGAACAAAGCCCGGGAGAAGGGCGTGGCCGAAGAGCGGGTTATCTTCTTCCCGAACTGGTCAGAAGTAGCACGCTTTCGCGACGTCAGCGAGAGCGAGGTTGCTCAGCTGCGTGCCTCACTCGGCCTACCGGACGACAAACGCATCATTCTCTACTCCGGCAACATCGGCGAGAAGCAGGGTCTGGAGAGCGTCATTGAGGCCGCAGCGCGTCTGCGCGCCGAGCCGTGGCTGTTTGTGATTGTCGGCCAGGGCGGCGGCAAGGCCCGGCTGGAAAAACTGGCCGCCGAGCGCGGGCTGGACAACGTCAAATTCTTCCCGCTGCAGCCCTACGAGGCGCTGCCAGCGCTGTTGAAAATGGGCGACTGCCATCTGGTGATCCAGAAGCGCGGCGCGGCGGATGCGGTACTGCCCTCCAAGCTCACTAACATTCTGGCGGTAGGTGGTAACGCGGTGATCACCGCGGAAGCCGATACCGAGCTGGGCCAGCTTTGCACCGACTTTCCCGGCATTGCCGTGTGCGTCGAGCCGGAGTCGGTGGATGCACTGGTGAGTGGGATCGCGCAGGCGTTAGCCCTGCCTAAAAACAACACGGTGGCACGTGAATATGCCGAACGCACGCTCGAAAAAGAGAGCGTGTTGAGCCAATTTATTGCCGATATCCAGGGATAA
- a CDS encoding GDP-mannose mannosyl hydrolase has product MFLSQEDFATVVRSTPLISIDLIVENACGEFLLGKRTNRPAQGFWFVPGGRVQKDEPLAQAFERLTLAELGVRLPLTAGEFYGVWQHFYDDNFSGSDFSTHYIVLGFRLRVNQADLALPDAQHEAYRWLTPEALIADENVHDNSRAYFMDKGQAVGI; this is encoded by the coding sequence ATGTTTTTAAGTCAGGAAGATTTTGCCACCGTGGTGCGTTCCACGCCGTTAATCTCCATCGATCTGATCGTGGAGAACGCGTGCGGCGAGTTTTTGCTCGGCAAGCGCACTAACCGTCCTGCGCAGGGCTTCTGGTTTGTGCCCGGCGGGCGCGTGCAGAAAGATGAGCCGCTGGCCCAGGCGTTTGAGCGCCTGACCCTGGCCGAGCTTGGCGTACGTCTGCCGCTGACGGCGGGGGAGTTTTACGGCGTCTGGCAGCACTTCTATGACGACAACTTCTCCGGGAGCGACTTCAGCACCCACTACATCGTGCTCGGCTTCCGCCTGAGGGTAAATCAGGCGGATCTGGCCCTGCCGGATGCGCAGCATGAAGCGTACCGCTGGCTGACGCCAGAGGCGCTGATCGCCGACGAGAACGTGCACGATAATAGCCGGGCGTACTTTATGGATAAGGGTCAGGCGGTTGGCATATGA
- a CDS encoding GDP-L-fucose synthase, whose protein sequence is MSKQRIFVAGHRGMVGSAIVRQLEQRGNVELILRTRDELNLLDAAAVDAFFADQRIDQVYLAAAKVGGIVANNTYPADFIYENMMIESNIIHAAHTHGVNKLLFLGSSCIYPKMATQPIAESELLQGTLEATNEPYAIAKIAGIKLCESYNRQHGRDYRSVMPTNLYGPHDNFHPSNSHVIPALLRRFHEAAEQNATDVVVWGSGTPMREFLHVDDMAAASIHVMELDREVWLENTEPMLSHINVGTGVDCTIRELAQTLAQVTGFKGRVVFDATKPDGTPRKLLDVSRLHALGWRHEISLEQGLASTYQWFLENQHRFRG, encoded by the coding sequence ATGAGTAAACAACGTATCTTTGTAGCTGGCCATCGCGGCATGGTGGGGTCAGCTATCGTGCGCCAGCTGGAGCAGCGCGGTAACGTCGAGCTGATCCTGCGCACCCGTGATGAGCTGAACCTGCTGGATGCGGCCGCCGTGGACGCCTTTTTCGCCGACCAGCGGATCGATCAGGTCTACCTGGCGGCGGCGAAGGTAGGCGGTATTGTGGCGAACAATACGTATCCGGCTGACTTCATCTACGAAAACATGATGATCGAGAGCAACATCATTCACGCTGCGCACACGCACGGCGTGAACAAGCTGCTGTTCCTCGGCTCCTCCTGTATCTATCCGAAGATGGCCACCCAGCCGATCGCCGAGAGCGAGCTGCTTCAGGGGACGCTGGAAGCCACTAACGAGCCGTATGCCATTGCTAAAATTGCCGGGATCAAGCTGTGTGAATCCTACAACCGTCAGCATGGCCGAGACTACCGCTCGGTGATGCCGACCAACCTGTATGGTCCGCACGACAACTTCCACCCGAGCAACTCCCACGTCATCCCGGCGCTGCTGCGACGCTTTCATGAGGCGGCCGAGCAGAACGCCACTGACGTGGTGGTGTGGGGCAGCGGCACGCCGATGCGCGAGTTCCTGCACGTCGATGATATGGCTGCGGCCAGCATCCACGTGATGGAGCTGGATCGCGAGGTGTGGCTGGAGAACACCGAGCCGATGCTGTCACACATCAACGTCGGGACCGGGGTTGACTGCACCATCCGCGAGCTGGCGCAGACCCTTGCTCAGGTCACGGGCTTCAAGGGGCGGGTGGTGTTTGACGCCACCAAACCCGACGGCACGCCGCGCAAGCTGCTGGACGTGTCGCGCCTGCACGCCCTGGGCTGGCGTCATGAGATCTCGCTGGAGCAGGGGCTGGCAAGCACCTACCAGTGGTTCCTTGAAAATCAGCACCGGTTCCGGGGGTAG
- the gmd gene encoding GDP-mannose 4,6-dehydratase — protein sequence MSKVALITGVTGQDGSYLAELLLEKGYEVHGIKRRASSFNTERVDHIYQDPHATNPKFHLHYGDLTDSSNLTRILQEVQPDEVYNLGAMSHVAVSFESPEYTADVDGMGTLRLLEAIRFLGLEKKTRFYQASTSELYGLVQETPQKETTPFYPRSPYAVAKLYAYWITVNYRESYGMYACNGILFNHESPRRGETFVTRKITRGIANIAQGLESCLYLGNMDSLRDWGHAKDYVKMQWMMLQQDHPEDFVIATGVQYSVRQFVEMAAAQLGIKLRFEGTGVDEKGIVVSVTGHDAPGVKAGDVIVAVDPRYFRPAEVETLLGDPTKAHEKLGWKPETTLQEMVSEMVAKDLEAAKKHSLLKSHGYEVAIALES from the coding sequence ATGTCTAAAGTCGCTCTCATCACCGGCGTTACCGGGCAGGATGGCTCTTATCTGGCAGAGCTGCTGCTGGAGAAAGGCTATGAGGTTCACGGCATCAAGCGTCGCGCCTCCTCGTTTAACACTGAACGCGTGGACCACATCTACCAGGATCCGCACGCCACCAACCCGAAATTCCATCTGCACTATGGCGATCTGACCGACAGCTCCAACCTGACCCGTATCCTGCAGGAAGTGCAGCCGGACGAGGTCTACAACCTGGGGGCAATGAGCCACGTAGCGGTCTCCTTTGAGTCGCCGGAATATACCGCCGACGTTGACGGCATGGGCACCCTGCGCCTGCTGGAGGCGATCCGCTTCCTCGGCCTTGAGAAGAAAACCCGCTTCTACCAGGCGTCCACCTCTGAGCTGTATGGTCTGGTGCAGGAAACCCCGCAGAAAGAGACCACGCCGTTCTACCCGCGCTCACCATATGCGGTTGCCAAGCTGTACGCCTACTGGATCACCGTTAACTACCGTGAATCCTACGGCATGTACGCCTGCAACGGCATTCTGTTCAACCACGAATCCCCGCGCCGCGGCGAGACCTTCGTGACCCGTAAAATCACCCGTGGCATTGCCAACATTGCCCAGGGCCTCGAATCCTGCCTCTATCTCGGCAACATGGACTCCCTGCGTGACTGGGGCCATGCCAAGGACTACGTGAAAATGCAGTGGATGATGCTGCAGCAGGATCACCCGGAAGATTTCGTTATCGCTACCGGCGTGCAGTACTCGGTTCGCCAGTTCGTTGAGATGGCTGCCGCGCAGCTGGGCATCAAGCTGCGCTTTGAAGGCACCGGCGTAGACGAGAAGGGCATTGTTGTTTCGGTCACCGGCCATGACGCACCGGGCGTGAAGGCGGGCGATGTGATTGTTGCCGTCGATCCGCGCTACTTCCGTCCGGCAGAAGTTGAAACCCTGCTCGGCGATCCGACCAAGGCGCACGAGAAGCTGGGCTGGAAGCCGGAAACCACCCTGCAGGAGATGGTCTCTGAGATGGTCGCCAAGGATCTGGAAGCCGCTAAGAAGCACTCGCTGCTGAAGTCCCACGGCTACGAGGTTGCCATCGCGCTGGAGTCCTGA
- the wcaF gene encoding colanic acid biosynthesis acetyltransferase WcaF, with amino-acid sequence MQDLKGFSVPKGFRGASAIKVQLWWAVQATLFAWSPQVMYRWRAFLLRLFGAKIGKNVVIRPSVKITYPWKLTLGDHSWVGDEAVLYTLGEITLGANSVVSQKCYLCTGSHDYLSAHFDINATPIVIGEKCWLATDVFVAPGVTIGSGTVVGARSSVFKSLPANAICRGNPAVVIRERVETE; translated from the coding sequence ATGCAGGATCTAAAAGGATTCTCGGTACCGAAAGGGTTCCGAGGGGCGAGTGCGATTAAAGTTCAGCTGTGGTGGGCGGTGCAGGCAACCTTATTTGCCTGGTCGCCGCAGGTCATGTATCGCTGGCGTGCTTTTTTATTGCGTCTGTTTGGCGCAAAAATCGGAAAAAACGTAGTGATCCGACCATCGGTAAAAATTACCTATCCGTGGAAATTAACCCTCGGAGACCATAGCTGGGTAGGGGACGAGGCCGTTTTATATACGCTGGGCGAGATTACCCTCGGCGCGAATTCGGTAGTGTCACAAAAGTGTTATTTGTGTACCGGCAGTCACGACTATTTAAGCGCGCATTTTGATATTAACGCGACGCCTATTGTGATTGGCGAGAAGTGCTGGCTGGCAACGGATGTCTTCGTTGCCCCAGGGGTCACGATTGGCAGCGGCACGGTGGTAGGGGCGCGGAGCAGCGTTTTTAAATCGCTACCGGCCAACGCCATCTGCCGTGGCAATCCCGCAGTGGTGATACGCGAACGCGTAGAAACTGAATAA
- the wcaE gene encoding colanic acid biosynthesis glycosyltransferase WcaE produces MLLSVITVAFRNYAGVVKTHASLAHLARAKDITFEWIVVDGGSNDGTREFLENLNGEYNLRFVSEKDNGIYDAMNKGVALAEGRFALFLNSGDIFHEDVADVVRQLADEREKAMYIGDALLDFGDGTKIRRSAKHGWYIYHSLPASHQAIFFPVSGLKTYPYDLQYKVSSDYALAARMFKAGYPFKRIKGLVSEFSMGGVSTSNNLELCDDARKVQRKILRVPGFWAQLSYFLRVRTTGKTKALYHKA; encoded by the coding sequence ATGCTGCTCAGTGTCATTACCGTTGCCTTCCGTAACTATGCGGGCGTGGTGAAAACACATGCCTCACTGGCCCACCTGGCACGGGCAAAGGACATCACCTTTGAGTGGATTGTGGTGGACGGCGGCTCTAACGACGGCACCCGAGAGTTTTTAGAAAACCTCAACGGGGAATATAACTTACGCTTTGTCAGCGAGAAAGATAACGGCATCTATGACGCCATGAACAAGGGCGTTGCGCTGGCTGAAGGGCGCTTTGCCCTGTTCCTTAACTCGGGCGATATTTTCCATGAGGACGTTGCCGACGTGGTTCGCCAGCTGGCGGACGAGCGCGAGAAGGCGATGTACATTGGCGACGCGCTGCTGGATTTCGGCGACGGCACCAAGATACGCCGCAGCGCCAAGCACGGCTGGTATATTTATCACAGCCTGCCGGCGAGCCATCAGGCGATCTTTTTCCCGGTGAGCGGGTTAAAAACCTATCCCTACGATCTGCAATATAAAGTGTCATCGGATTATGCGTTGGCCGCCAGAATGTTTAAAGCGGGCTACCCCTTTAAACGCATTAAAGGCCTGGTATCAGAGTTTTCCATGGGCGGCGTCTCGACCTCGAATAATCTTGAGCTCTGCGACGATGCGCGAAAAGTCCAGCGTAAAATATTGCGCGTGCCCGGCTTCTGGGCGCAGCTCTCTTATTTCTTACGCGTGCGTACCACCGGAAAGACAAAAGCCTTATATCACAAAGCCTAA
- the wcaD gene encoding colanic acid polymerase WcaD, with amino-acid sequence MSRSIRVCSYLLLPLTYLLVNVKIAQLGESFPITIVTFLPVLLLLFVDKISVKKLLIALGIGAGLTVFNYLFGRSFNASKYATSTLLFINIVIIIGMVWSIRFKVVSPHNYRKILRFFYMVVGLIVTLAAMEMAQIILSGGSSLMETISKYLIYSNSYVLNFIKFGGKRTTALYFEPAFFALALISIWLSIKQFGIKTPKTDGMILAGIVLSGSFSGVMTFILFYLLEWAFQYLNKEAIKKKLPLAIISLAVFMVGIVFAFPYISERLGDLGTEGSSSYYRIIGPLAMVGSALTNIDGAVRFGSLYEYVASFGIFNGADVGKTIDNGLYLLIIYFSWCAVVLTIWYMSKVLKMMVNAFGNNQNYRVQLYLFMPVSLFFTGSIFSPEYAFLIVCPFILRKALNITQS; translated from the coding sequence ATGTCGCGTTCTATCAGAGTCTGTAGCTATCTGCTGCTGCCGCTGACCTATCTGCTGGTCAACGTTAAAATCGCTCAGCTGGGGGAGAGCTTCCCCATTACTATCGTCACCTTTTTACCGGTGCTGCTGCTGCTCTTCGTCGATAAGATCAGCGTTAAGAAGCTGCTGATCGCGCTGGGGATAGGTGCCGGTCTGACCGTCTTTAACTACCTGTTCGGACGGTCGTTTAACGCCAGCAAGTATGCGACCTCTACGCTGCTGTTTATCAACATCGTCATTATTATCGGGATGGTGTGGAGCATTCGCTTTAAGGTCGTCTCGCCCCACAACTACCGCAAGATCCTGCGCTTCTTCTACATGGTAGTGGGGCTGATCGTGACCCTGGCGGCGATGGAGATGGCGCAGATTATTCTCTCCGGCGGCAGCAGCCTGATGGAAACCATTTCGAAATATTTGATCTACTCCAACAGCTACGTTTTGAATTTTATCAAGTTCGGCGGAAAGCGAACCACGGCGCTCTATTTTGAACCGGCCTTCTTCGCTCTGGCATTAATCTCAATTTGGCTCAGCATCAAACAGTTTGGTATCAAGACCCCTAAAACTGATGGTATGATTCTGGCAGGGATAGTTCTCTCAGGATCTTTCTCTGGGGTAATGACCTTTATTCTCTTTTATTTGCTGGAGTGGGCGTTTCAGTATCTGAATAAAGAGGCGATTAAGAAAAAACTGCCGTTGGCAATAATATCGTTAGCCGTTTTTATGGTCGGTATCGTGTTTGCATTTCCGTATATTTCCGAACGACTCGGCGATCTCGGTACGGAAGGCTCCTCTTCCTATTATCGAATCATCGGTCCGCTGGCGATGGTCGGCAGCGCATTAACCAATATCGATGGCGCGGTACGTTTTGGATCGCTTTATGAATATGTTGCATCATTCGGAATCTTTAACGGTGCGGACGTCGGAAAAACAATAGACAATGGCCTGTATCTGTTGATTATTTATTTTTCCTGGTGCGCTGTAGTACTGACCATTTGGTACATGAGTAAAGTCTTAAAAATGATGGTCAACGCTTTTGGTAATAATCAGAATTATCGTGTTCAGCTTTATCTATTTATGCCGGTGTCACTCTTTTTTACCGGTTCGATTTTTAGCCCGGAATACGCATTTTTGATCGTTTGCCCGTTTATTTTGCGCAAGGCGCTTAATATTACTCAATCCTGA